The sequence TACTGCGGCACGGCCATCGAACTCAAGGACGGCACCATTATCACGGGCAATAATTCGCCGCTGATGCATGCCGCGACCAGCGCCGTACTCAACGCGATCAAGTATCTCGCCGGCATTCCTGACAAGATCCACCTGATTTCGCCCGGGATTCTCGAGGCTATTGGCGACATGAAGCGCGACATGAGGGACGGCAAGAGCATCAGCCTCGACCTGGAAGAGGCGTTGATTGCCGTGGGAGCATCGATCCCGTTGAACAGCGCGACGAAACTGGCGATTGAACAGCTGAAGAACCTTCAGGGGTGTGACATGCACATGACGCATATCCCGACTCCGGGGGATGAGGCGGGGCTGCGGACCCTCGGCGTCAATCTCACCAGCGATTCGCTGTTTTCAACGGAGAGCCTGTACATTACCTGACGGGCCGCGGAAGGCTGGTCTGGTTCCGTTATTGCCCGGCTTGGGGAGCCTGTGGACTTCCGGGTGGCTTCTATTCGCCTCTGCGTGGAAGCGTAGGGGCAGGAATCAGACACATCGGCAAGGGGCATACAGGGGCGGCAGTCAGCGGAAGGAAGCTCCAGATTTCGCGATTTTCCCACGACGCGCAACGGTAGGCGAAAGCCGGAAAAGAGATCTTGACAAAAAGGTCCGAAATACGGTAGAGTTCTGGACAAAGAGGTCCAAAATGATTTCCACGACATCGGAATATGCGCTGCGGGCCCTGATTGAACTGGCCCATCTGGAAGACGGCCAAATCGTGGCCGGCAAGGCGCTTTCCGACGCCGCGGGGATACCAGCGCAGTATCTCTCGAAGATTCTGGCCTCCCTGGGACGGGCGGGAATCATCGACGCGACGCGGGGTTTGCGCGGCGGATACGGTCTGGCGAAACCGGCAAAGGAAATTCTGCTTATCGACGTCATTGAGGTATTTGAGGGCGTGCGCTCCCGTCCCGCTTGCATCCTGGACAAGAACCGCCAGTGTGACAACAGCAATCCGTGTCCGGCGCATGACCGCTTCCAGAGGGCACGGCAGAGTTACTTGAAGTTTCTCGAAGAAACCTCGATAGCGGCTATTGCGAAGCGGAGGACAACCCATTGAAGGCGCAGGATTCAGGGCTCAGAATTCAGGACTTGGGGCGTCGAATGCGGGGGAGAAGCACCGCATGCGCGGCCTCGAAGAGCCAGGCACGCCTTCTGGCGTGCTTGGGGTTACTGGCGGCTCTGCTGACTGCGGCCGCGGGCGGTCAGGAGACGGCGGCGTTCTTCAAAGCGAACTGCGCGAGTTGTCACACGGTCGGCGGCGGGCGGCTGACCGGCCCGGACCTGAAAGACGTCACGCAGCGGAAGGACCGTGAGTGGTTGCGGAGCTTTGTCCTGAATCCTCAGGCCAAGATCAACTCGGGCGACCCATACGCGCTGCAACTCCTGAATGACGCACGCGGCGTGGTCATGCCGCAGGTTGCCGGGCTTACGCCGGAGCGCGTGGATTTTCTCCTGGACTTGCTCGAAGCAGAATCCGCTCTTCCGGAGTCGCAGTTCAAGGGGCAACAGGTCTCGACGGCGGCGTTCACGCCTGCGGACATTTCGCGCGGCCTCGATATCTTTACCGGCCGGCAGCGGTTGGCGGGGGGCGGACCCATGTGCATTTCCTGCCACACGCTGCCCGGGACCGGCGGGCTTGGCGGCGGTTTCATAGGGCCTGACCTGACTCTGGTTTACGAACGGCTGCAAGGGCGCGCGGCGCTGAGCGCGTGGCTTCAGTCCCCTGCGACGCCCACGATGCAATCGGTACTGCGCGCCGCGCCACTGCAACCCGACGAGATACAGGCTCTGGTGGGGCTGTTCGAGGACCGCGCAAAACAAGGCGCGCCCGTGCAGGCGGGCGTGACGCAATTGACGTTTTCGCTCTTGGGGCTCGGGTTGGCCGCCTTGATGCTGGTGCTGTTTGACGTGTTCTGGAAGGGGCGTTTCCGTTCGGTACGGCGGGCCCTGGTGGAAGCATCGAAACTGTGAGGCGCTCTCATGAAAGTACGCAACGCGATACATTGGATAAAAGACGAATGCGACCCGAAGCTGCGCGGCTGGGAAGAGTTTTACCGGAACCGCTGGCAGCACGACAAGGTCGTGCGCAGCACGCATGGCGTGAACTGCACCGGCGGGTGCAGCTGGGCGATCTACGTAAAAGAGGGCATAGTCACGTGGGAAATGCAGCAGCTCGACTACCCCGAATTGCAGGCCGGCATACCGCCGTATGAACCTCGCGGCTGCCAGCGCGGCATCTCGTATTCGTGGTATCTCTACAGCCCGCTGCGCGTGAAATATCCGTACATTCGGGGCGCCCTGCTCGACCTCTGGCGCACGGCCCGGGCGGAATTCGAGGACCCGGTCGATGCGTGGACCTCGCTCGTCGAGAACCCGGCGGCACGGTCGCGCTGGCAGGTTGCCCGTGGCAAAGGCGGGTTCCGCCGCACGACGTGGGACACGGTCCTTGAGATTATGGCGGCGGCGAACATCCACACGATCAAGAAGCACGGGCCGGATCGCATAGCGGGCTTTTCGCCAATTCCGGCGATGTCGATGATCAGCTACGCCGCCGGCGCGCGGCTCATGCAGTTGATGGGGGGCATCTCGTTATCCTTCTACGACTGGTATTGCGACCTGCCCTGTGCATCCCCGGAAACCTGGGGCGAGCAGACAGACGTGCACGAGTCGGCGGACTGGTACAACGCGAAGTTGCTCGCCGTTATGGGCTCGAATTTAAACATGACACGCACGCCCGACTGTCATTTTGCCGCTGAATCGCGCCACAACGGAACCAAAATGTGGGTGTTCGCGCCGGATTTCAACCAGGTGGCCAAATACGCGGACGAGTGGGTTTCGTTGAACGCGGGACAGGACGGCGCGTGGTGGATGGCCGTAAACCATGTCATTCTCAAAGAATTCCACCAGGAGCGGCAGACCCCCTATTTCATCGACTATACGAAGCGTTATACGGACGCGCCGTTGCTCGTTGAGTTGCACCCGACGGAGGAGGCGGACGTGTACCGGCCCGGCCAGTTGTTGCGGGCGAACCGCCTCAGCGGGTACGCGGGCGTCGAGAACGGCGACTGGAAGTTCCTCATGTGGGATGAAACGGAGAACCGGCCCAAAATGCCTATGGGAACGGCTGGTTTCCGCTGGGGGGAAGAAAAAGGCAAGTGGAACCTGAAACTCGAAGACGGGCAGGACGGCAGCGTTATCGCGCCCGCCCTGACCTTCCTTGATTCGCCGGACATAACCGTGCTGGCGCAATTCGACGACTTCAGCGCCGGTGACGAAGTCACGCGCGGCGTGCCGGTGAAGCGTATCGAGACGGCTTCGGGACAGGAAGTGCTCGTCACGACCGTGTATGACCTGCTGATGGCCCAGTATGGCGTGGCGCGCGGTCTCAAAGGCGAGTACCCGCGAAGCTACGATGACGAAGCGCCCTACACTCCTGCATGGTCTGAGAAATACACGGGGATGAGCCGTGACATGGTCATTCGCTTTGCGCGCGAGTGGGCGACGACCGCGGAACTGACCAAGGGCAAGTGCACAATCATCATTGGCGCCGGCATCAATCATTGGTATCACGGCAACCTCATGTACCGCGCCGGGATCAACGCGCTCATGTTCTGCGGCTGCGTCGGCGTGAATGGCGGTGGCCTCGCGCACTACGTCGGCCAGGAGAAGCTGGCGCCGGGCGAATCATGGGCAAGCATCGCGCTGGCGAAGGACTGGTATCCGCCGTCCCGCGTGCAGAATGCGCCCAGTTGGCATTACGTACACACGGACCAGTGGCGCTACGAGCGGTCATTTACGGATTACCACACCGTGCCGCGGCATCAGCCGCCGGATTCGCTCGCGACGGGACACACGATGGACGTGCAGGTGCGCGCCGTGCAGTCGGGCTGGCTGCCTTTCTACCCGCAATTCAACAAGAATCCCATTGCGTTAGTGAAAGAAGCGCGCGCGGCGGGGGCGGACACGGAAGAAAAGGTCATTCAGCATGTCATTGGCGAATTGAAGTCGGGCGCACTCCGCTTTTCCGTTGAAGACCCCGATGCGGCTGAGAACTGGCCGCGCGTCTGGTACATCTGGCGCGGGAACGCGCTCATGGCGAGTTCGAAAGGCCACGAGTATTTCCTCAAGCATTACCTGGGCACACATACGAACGCGATCGCCGAGGACATGGCGGAAGGGTCCGTCAATGAGGTCGTTTGGCATAAGGACGCGCCGAAGGGGAAGATGGACCTCGTCGTCGATCTCAATTTCCGCATGGACACGTCTGCACTCTATTCGGACATCGTGTTGCCCGCGGCGACCTGGTACGAAAAAGCGGACCTGAACTCGACCGACATGCACAGCTTTATACATCCTCTGTCGGCCGCGGTGCCGCCGTGCTGGGAATCGAAAAGCGACTGGCAGATCTTTCAGGCAATTGCGAAGAAATTCTCGGAACTGGCGGAGAGGCATTTCCCGGAACCGGTACCGGACCTCGTGGCGACGCCGCTTTCGCACGACAGCGCCGCTGAGATCGCGCAGCCGGACCTCAAACACTGGAAGACCGGCGAAGTAGAGGCCACTCCCGGCAAGACCATGCCCGACTTGAAGGTCGTTTCGCGCGATTACAGGAGTTTGTACCGGCAGTATATCGCCTTCGGGCCGATGGCGTGGAAGAACGGGCTTGGTGCACACGGAACACACTACGCCATCGATGATTTCTACGAGGAAGCGCTTGAGAGACTGCCCAGCGTCCAATATGGCGACCAGAGACTGCTTTCATTGAAGGGCGACGAGGACGTCTGCAACATTATCCTCGAATTCGCCACTGTCACGAACGGGGAACTTTCCTACCGTTCGTACAAGAACATGGAAGAGAAAGTCGGCCTGCCGCTGACGCACCTGGCCGAAAAATCCCGGTCATTCCGGGTGAATTACAAGGGTCTGCAAACCCGGCCGCACCGATTTGTTAACAGCCCGATGTGGTCCGGGCTCATCGAAGACCGGCGGCCCTATTCGCCGTTCACGTATAACGTCGAGGCGCTGGTGCCGTGGCGCACGCTTACCGGCCGTCAGCATTACTATCTCGATCACCCGTTGTACCTGCAATACGGCGAGCACCTGCCGACGTANNNNNNNNNNNNNNNNNNNNNNNNNNNNNNNNNNNNNNNNNNNNNNNNNNNNNNNNNNNNNNNNNNNNNNNNNNNNNNNNNNNNNNNNNNNNNNNNNNNNGGCGGCCCTATTCGCCGTTCACGTATAACGTCGAGGCGCTGGTGCCGTGGCGCACGCTTACCGGCCGTCAGCATTACTATCTCGATCACCCGTTGTACCTGCAATACGGCGAGCACCTGCCGACGTACAAACCGAAGCCGTTGCCGACCCAATACGCGGATATGCGCTTCAGCAAAGAGGCCGGGCCGACGAAGACCTTGAACTATCTGACGCCGCATGGAAAGTGGCACATCCACTCCACCTACGGCGACAACCAGCGCATGACTACCTTGTCGCGCGGTGTCGAGCCGTTGTGGATGAACGACCACGATGCCGCTGAGATCGGCGTGAACGACAACGACTGGGTCGAGGTACACAACGACCATGGCGTCGTGGTGACGCGCGCGGTTGTGAGCGCGCGCATACCGCGCGGGGTCTGCATTCAGTATCACTCGCCGGAACGGACGTATTCCGTGCCGAAATCGCCATTGCGCAACAACCGCCGCGCCGGCGGCCACAACAGCCTTACGCGCACACGGTTGAAGCCGAACCTGATGTGCGGCGGCTACGGCCAATTCACTTTCCACTTCAATTACTGGGGGCCGGTGGGCTGCAACCGCGACACGCACGTCATGGTGCGCAAACTGCCCGAACTCAGGTGGTAATCCAAAGGAACGCGAAGCATGAACGTACGCGCACAGATCGGGACAATGTTCCACCTTGACAAGTGCATCGGCTGTCACACGTGCAGCCTGGCGTGCAAGAACATCTGGACGGACCGCCGCGGCACCGAATACATGTGGTGGAACAACGTCGAGACCAAGCCCGGCACCGGGTATCCCTGCCAGTGGGAAAACCAGGAGAAGTTCCGGGGCGGCTGGGAAAAGCACAACGGGGGCATCCGGCTCAAGTCGACCGGCAAGGCGCGGATTGTGACGAACATCTTTCACAACCCCCATATGCCGAGCATGGACGACTATTACGAGCCGTGGACGTACGACTATCAGAACCTGTTCAACGCCCCCGAAGGGCCGGACCAGCCGACCGCGAAACCGATATCCATGGTGACAGGCGAGTATATCGACATCGAGTCCGGCCCGAATTGGGACGACGACCTGAGCGGATCGCCTGTCTATGGCGAGCACGACCCCAATCTTGAAGGGTTGACCGAAGCCCAGCGCCGGCAGCTGTTC comes from Candidatus Hydrogenedentota bacterium and encodes:
- a CDS encoding cytochrome c, which produces MRGRSTACAASKSQARLLACLGLLAALLTAAAGGQETAAFFKANCASCHTVGGGRLTGPDLKDVTQRKDREWLRSFVLNPQAKINSGDPYALQLLNDARGVVMPQVAGLTPERVDFLLDLLEAESALPESQFKGQQVSTAAFTPADISRGLDIFTGRQRLAGGGPMCISCHTLPGTGGLGGGFIGPDLTLVYERLQGRAALSAWLQSPATPTMQSVLRAAPLQPDEIQALVGLFEDRAKQGAPVQAGVTQLTFSLLGLGLAALMLVLFDVFWKGRFRSVRRALVEASKL
- a CDS encoding Rrf2 family transcriptional regulator: MISTTSEYALRALIELAHLEDGQIVAGKALSDAAGIPAQYLSKILASLGRAGIIDATRGLRGGYGLAKPAKEILLIDVIEVFEGVRSRPACILDKNRQCDNSNPCPAHDRFQRARQSYLKFLEETSIAAIAKRRTTH
- a CDS encoding nitrate reductase subunit alpha, with amino-acid sequence MKVRNAIHWIKDECDPKLRGWEEFYRNRWQHDKVVRSTHGVNCTGGCSWAIYVKEGIVTWEMQQLDYPELQAGIPPYEPRGCQRGISYSWYLYSPLRVKYPYIRGALLDLWRTARAEFEDPVDAWTSLVENPAARSRWQVARGKGGFRRTTWDTVLEIMAAANIHTIKKHGPDRIAGFSPIPAMSMISYAAGARLMQLMGGISLSFYDWYCDLPCASPETWGEQTDVHESADWYNAKLLAVMGSNLNMTRTPDCHFAAESRHNGTKMWVFAPDFNQVAKYADEWVSLNAGQDGAWWMAVNHVILKEFHQERQTPYFIDYTKRYTDAPLLVELHPTEEADVYRPGQLLRANRLSGYAGVENGDWKFLMWDETENRPKMPMGTAGFRWGEEKGKWNLKLEDGQDGSVIAPALTFLDSPDITVLAQFDDFSAGDEVTRGVPVKRIETASGQEVLVTTVYDLLMAQYGVARGLKGEYPRSYDDEAPYTPAWSEKYTGMSRDMVIRFAREWATTAELTKGKCTIIIGAGINHWYHGNLMYRAGINALMFCGCVGVNGGGLAHYVGQEKLAPGESWASIALAKDWYPPSRVQNAPSWHYVHTDQWRYERSFTDYHTVPRHQPPDSLATGHTMDVQVRAVQSGWLPFYPQFNKNPIALVKEARAAGADTEEKVIQHVIGELKSGALRFSVEDPDAAENWPRVWYIWRGNALMASSKGHEYFLKHYLGTHTNAIAEDMAEGSVNEVVWHKDAPKGKMDLVVDLNFRMDTSALYSDIVLPAATWYEKADLNSTDMHSFIHPLSAAVPPCWESKSDWQIFQAIAKKFSELAERHFPEPVPDLVATPLSHDSAAEIAQPDLKHWKTGEVEATPGKTMPDLKVVSRDYRSLYRQYIAFGPMAWKNGLGAHGTHYAIDDFYEEALERLPSVQYGDQRLLSLKGDEDVCNIILEFATVTNGELSYRSYKNMEEKVGLPLTHLAEKSRSFRVNYKGLQTRPHRFVNSPMWSGLIEDRRPYSPFTYNVEALVPWRTLTGRQHYYLDHPLYLQYGEHLPT
- the narZ gene encoding nitrate reductase subunit alpha (with NarYV catalyzes the reduction of nitrate; the beta subunit is an iron sulfur cluster containing electron transfer subunit; one of 3 nitrate reductases in E. coli; expression of nitrate reductase Z is not dependent on nitrate levels), whose amino-acid sequence is RPYSPFTYNVEALVPWRTLTGRQHYYLDHPLYLQYGEHLPTYKPKPLPTQYADMRFSKEAGPTKTLNYLTPHGKWHIHSTYGDNQRMTTLSRGVEPLWMNDHDAAEIGVNDNDWVEVHNDHGVVVTRAVVSARIPRGVCIQYHSPERTYSVPKSPLRNNRRAGGHNSLTRTRLKPNLMCGGYGQFTFHFNYWGPVGCNRDTHVMVRKLPELRW